From one Phocaeicola salanitronis DSM 18170 genomic stretch:
- the bioC gene encoding malonyl-ACP O-methyltransferase BioC, with translation MDKALIRHRFAKASGSYPRQAFVQRDIALRMADLIGRYVSPDSHRRVLEIGCGTGLFTRAYLHRWCPERLVLNDLCPEVEPYFADLLGGQVSFVAKDAEALDFPSGQDLIMSCSALQWFDAPERFLLGCRKLLSGRGYLAFSTFGPRNAEEIRALTDAGLPYRPLDELKVALSEAYHIVHASEACVQLSFPTPLDVLRHLKDTGVTGIRPCHWTREKLADFSMRYAGRYAASGGGVTLTYHPIYIICVKY, from the coding sequence ATGGACAAGGCACTGATCCGTCATCGTTTTGCCAAGGCTTCGGGCAGTTATCCGCGTCAGGCATTTGTGCAACGCGACATTGCTTTGCGTATGGCAGACCTGATAGGGCGGTATGTGTCGCCGGACTCGCATCGCCGGGTGCTCGAAATCGGATGCGGAACCGGATTGTTCACCCGTGCCTATTTGCACCGCTGGTGTCCGGAGCGGCTGGTGCTGAACGACCTTTGTCCTGAAGTGGAGCCTTATTTCGCCGACTTGCTGGGCGGGCAGGTAAGTTTTGTGGCAAAGGATGCCGAGGCGCTTGATTTCCCTTCCGGCCAGGATTTGATTATGTCGTGCTCGGCACTGCAGTGGTTCGATGCGCCCGAACGTTTCTTGTTGGGATGCCGCAAGCTGTTGTCCGGCCGTGGTTATCTTGCCTTCAGCACCTTCGGTCCCCGCAATGCCGAAGAAATCCGTGCGCTGACAGATGCCGGGCTTCCTTACCGTCCGTTGGACGAACTGAAGGTGGCACTATCCGAGGCATATCACATCGTCCATGCTTCAGAAGCATGTGTGCAGCTTTCTTTCCCGACTCCGCTGGACGTGCTGAGGCATCTGAAAGATACGGGTGTGACAGGCATCCGTCCCTGCCATTGGACACGGGAGAAGCTGGCAGACTTCAGTATGCGTTATGCCGGACGTTATGCGGCATCCGGCGGAGGCGTCACGCTGACGTATCATCCTATATATATAATATGTGTAAAATATTAA
- the bioD gene encoding dethiobiotin synthase, which translates to MKDNVYFVSGIDTNIGKSYATGYLARKWNEAGIRTITQKLVQTGNEDVSEDIALHRRLMGTGWLPEDDDRLTMPEIFSYPCSPHLAAEIDRRPIDFDKIERATQTLSGRYDAVLLEGAGGLMVPLTRDLLTIDYIARHHYPLVFVTSGRLGSINHLLLSLEAADRRGIRLHTLVYNLFPEEDDALIRQDTEEYIRHLLKEKYPEARLEVVPCL; encoded by the coding sequence ATGAAAGACAATGTGTATTTTGTAAGTGGCATTGATACCAATATCGGCAAGAGTTATGCCACGGGTTATCTGGCGCGGAAGTGGAACGAAGCAGGCATCCGCACCATTACGCAAAAGCTTGTACAGACGGGTAATGAAGACGTATCGGAAGACATCGCGCTGCACCGCCGGCTGATGGGCACGGGCTGGCTCCCCGAAGATGACGATCGGCTGACGATGCCCGAGATATTCAGTTATCCCTGTTCGCCGCACTTGGCGGCGGAGATAGACCGCCGCCCGATTGATTTCGATAAGATAGAGCGGGCTACGCAAACGCTGAGCGGACGCTATGACGCCGTGTTGCTGGAGGGAGCGGGAGGGCTGATGGTGCCCTTGACCCGCGATTTGCTGACCATTGATTACATTGCCCGGCATCATTATCCGTTGGTGTTTGTTACCTCGGGCAGGCTGGGGAGCATCAACCATTTGTTGCTGAGCCTGGAGGCGGCAGACCGGCGGGGCATCCGTCTGCATACGCTGGTTTATAACCTTTTCCCCGAAGAAGATGATGCACTGATTCGCCAAGACACGGAGGAGTATATCCGGCATTTGCTGAAGGAGAAATATCCGGAGGCGCGTCTGGAAGTGGTGCCGTGCCTCTGA
- a CDS encoding prevent-host-death family protein: protein MIVISTRDFRANQTKFLDLAKSGEDVILKSRSSGSFKLIPVEDENAAGKKRDITDDIVAALRQVRDHLDGKIKLKTLDEVIDEL from the coding sequence ATGATTGTTATCAGTACAAGAGATTTCAGAGCGAATCAGACGAAGTTTCTCGATTTGGCAAAAAGCGGTGAAGACGTAATCTTGAAGTCCCGTTCGTCCGGCAGTTTCAAGTTGATTCCGGTGGAAGATGAGAATGCGGCAGGAAAAAAACGCGATATAACCGATGACATTGTCGCGGCGTTACGTCAAGTAAGGGATCATTTGGACGGGAAAATCAAATTGAAAACTTTAGACGAAGTGATTGATGAACTTTGA
- a CDS encoding AAA family ATPase, which produces MKNHQIRAKRAEGSAVSAPEYAVNCLNVDIILAKGRSDVRELSVRLYTSAYRLMGVAARQASSSKAIRTWHFEVSSSDAWTGGTYRAFVYVNGVPSWKAELFLYTGEGIDSSARLESLEPSSPEMLFAGRLAFRSWWPVLEGFHLDEDFIVRFMEQIRLFTQNIETKAWASVPPLQVTGDADWAERFASLVLVPCVKEEWGKECVLTEVSGADDDMLSLHLLERVCYLVGAHIAPDTVFVFHGATLTMEWLNADYYPYFSLFENEDTCFRLPETLLTERKTELEGFSPDETEMPEAAEVQGEERKPALQRLEEMVGLSRVKDELCEACAMALFTRRRKELGLEVSAENRNHFLFLGSPGTGKTTVARLIGEIYHEMGLLSRGHTVETNRAKLIGEFIGQTEQKTCAAIAEARGGVLFIDEAYTLVHEDDSRDFGKEVIHALMTVLSEPNPDLIVILAGYEMQMQALFRLNPGLDSRFPLRLHFDDFTSDELTEMARHLLAEHNFELSEAADVRLAKLVEKAVLHKDEHFGNGRWVHNLVEHGILKCMAKRVMALPLSTESSELFRWIEETDVAGAEPAFLYENAPKVALARRIGFTA; this is translated from the coding sequence ATGAAAAATCATCAGATTCGCGCGAAGCGCGCCGAGGGGAGTGCGGTTTCTGCTCCCGAATATGCTGTAAATTGTTTGAATGTTGATATTATCCTTGCAAAAGGACGGAGCGACGTGCGTGAATTGTCTGTCCGTCTTTATACTTCCGCTTACCGGCTGATGGGTGTCGCTGCCCGGCAGGCATCCTCAAGCAAGGCGATACGTACGTGGCATTTCGAAGTCTCTTCATCCGATGCCTGGACGGGCGGGACGTATCGGGCTTTTGTTTATGTCAACGGCGTTCCAAGCTGGAAAGCGGAATTGTTTCTTTACACGGGCGAAGGCATTGATTCGAGTGCCCGTTTGGAAAGCCTGGAGCCTTCTTCGCCCGAAATGCTCTTTGCCGGGCGGTTGGCTTTCCGGTCGTGGTGGCCTGTTTTGGAAGGCTTTCATCTTGACGAGGATTTCATCGTCCGTTTCATGGAGCAAATCCGGCTCTTTACGCAAAATATAGAGACGAAGGCATGGGCTTCGGTACCTCCGCTTCAAGTGACGGGCGATGCCGATTGGGCGGAGCGGTTCGCTTCGTTGGTATTGGTTCCTTGCGTTAAGGAGGAATGGGGGAAAGAATGCGTGCTGACCGAGGTGAGCGGGGCGGATGATGATATGCTTTCCCTTCACTTGTTGGAGCGGGTGTGTTATCTGGTAGGTGCCCATATCGCTCCGGATACGGTATTTGTTTTTCACGGAGCCACTCTGACCATGGAATGGCTGAATGCTGATTACTACCCTTATTTCTCGCTCTTCGAGAATGAAGACACGTGTTTCCGTCTGCCCGAAACGCTTCTTACCGAAAGGAAGACGGAGCTTGAAGGCTTCTCTCCGGATGAAACGGAAATGCCGGAAGCGGCAGAAGTACAGGGCGAGGAAAGGAAACCTGCCTTGCAGCGGTTGGAAGAAATGGTAGGTCTTTCGCGGGTGAAAGACGAACTGTGCGAGGCTTGCGCGATGGCTTTGTTCACCCGGCGCCGCAAGGAATTAGGGCTGGAAGTTTCGGCAGAGAATCGTAATCATTTCTTGTTCTTGGGCAGTCCGGGTACGGGGAAAACCACCGTTGCCCGCCTGATAGGGGAAATCTACCATGAAATGGGATTGCTCTCACGTGGGCATACCGTAGAGACGAACCGCGCGAAACTGATAGGCGAGTTCATCGGTCAGACCGAGCAAAAAACCTGTGCCGCGATAGCTGAGGCCCGTGGCGGGGTGCTTTTCATTGACGAGGCTTACACACTTGTTCACGAAGACGATTCGCGCGACTTCGGCAAGGAAGTGATTCATGCTTTGATGACCGTTCTTTCCGAACCGAATCCCGACCTGATAGTCATCCTGGCGGGTTATGAAATGCAGATGCAGGCGTTGTTCCGCCTGAATCCGGGGCTGGACAGCCGCTTCCCGCTCCGCCTTCACTTTGATGACTTCACATCGGACGAATTGACGGAAATGGCGCGGCACTTGTTGGCGGAGCATAACTTCGAACTGAGCGAGGCGGCAGACGTCCGCTTGGCGAAACTGGTAGAAAAAGCCGTCTTGCATAAGGATGAGCATTTCGGCAACGGCCGCTGGGTACACAATCTGGTAGAGCACGGCATCTTGAAGTGCATGGCGAAACGGGTGATGGCGTTGCCGCTTTCCACCGAATCCTCCGAATTGTTCCGCTGGATAGAGGAAACGGATGTCGCCGGAGCCGAACCTGCCTTCCTTTATGAAAACGCCCCGAAGGTTGCATTGGCGAGGCGCATCGGCTTCACCGCTTGA
- a CDS encoding TonB-dependent receptor encodes MKAGKKKFSFHRMSAAVLLLALACTNAHAQETNSAKDGSSKEEGNRNVMLNAASANGPREIQIGLPSADVNVLENGIPVTYATNPHSVNSLWRADASLSHVGLLKISETAITTGNIGYAVNSFTQLGQKGFHGTLNYKANHFGMQEISLNLNGEIAKDWFYSGSIYQDFDPGTFKIKSTPFQDRTQIYKFALTKRYHDNRGEFTAMYHYSNSHPVYNYATQSAPFIYVGDGSVKEFGKFALGTTSYLPVDNEMMYRDMRTGQVHKTNLYDATQNKGSEFVLMNDYKWDNGLQWKTIVKYDHATGSLVYQTPMSLDQNEAGINYLYEAEDGSMQAYDGEYVQSRMSCLNRGFIDEFMFTTELSRKVNSGTWRLGVNEWYYDVDYTSNTTMYDQSVPMDGSYPVRLFNADYATYADRSYSGNGYYYDFNKNASEYYKGHENKLAIYFTHDWDITDNFNLYYGARLEYQALRGENLAVKDANGDFVGRFANYYIGATSPGGVKIAPTPISYDWFNYALSAAATYKLTKQFGFTGDFTYITQHPRIENFAPATTPNTDKISVPLGRVGIYYNNDWLSLTSLFSYISKTNNNSTLNLQHAVNGVNQIMAAPLTYDIKTLGWTTDVVATPFKGFDLHFLFTYQKPTYKKYETSVTFPDGYVGSINATGNIVAEIPQVIVEIDPSYMITKDLKIWTSFRYFSKTYANINDAYYFNGRWETFGGLNWQVNKKLSLGCTVVNFLNQTGAKGSIAGAELIEKEDAGQYAGHVMAGSYIRPFTVEFSAQLKF; translated from the coding sequence ATGAAAGCAGGTAAGAAAAAGTTTTCATTTCATCGGATGAGCGCGGCGGTTCTGCTGCTTGCATTAGCTTGTACAAATGCCCATGCGCAAGAAACTAACTCCGCGAAAGACGGTTCTTCGAAAGAGGAAGGGAATCGGAACGTCATGCTGAATGCGGCAAGTGCCAACGGTCCTCGTGAGATTCAGATCGGGCTTCCGTCGGCAGATGTCAATGTGTTGGAAAATGGCATTCCCGTAACTTATGCTACGAACCCGCATAGTGTGAATTCATTGTGGCGTGCTGATGCCAGTTTAAGCCACGTCGGTTTGTTGAAGATTTCAGAAACGGCGATTACAACCGGAAATATCGGTTATGCGGTAAACTCGTTTACCCAATTAGGCCAGAAAGGTTTCCACGGGACTTTAAATTATAAGGCAAACCATTTCGGCATGCAGGAGATATCTTTGAACCTGAACGGGGAGATAGCCAAAGACTGGTTTTACAGTGGAAGTATCTACCAGGACTTTGACCCGGGAACATTTAAAATTAAGTCTACTCCGTTTCAAGACCGTACGCAGATATACAAATTCGCTCTGACAAAACGTTATCATGATAACCGGGGCGAGTTTACGGCTATGTATCATTATAGCAATAGCCATCCGGTATATAATTATGCTACGCAATCGGCTCCTTTTATTTATGTAGGCGATGGAAGTGTAAAGGAATTCGGCAAGTTTGCATTGGGAACGACTTCGTATTTGCCTGTAGATAATGAAATGATGTATCGGGATATGCGGACTGGACAAGTGCATAAGACCAATCTGTATGACGCCACTCAGAATAAGGGAAGCGAGTTTGTTCTGATGAACGACTATAAATGGGATAACGGGTTGCAATGGAAAACGATTGTGAAATATGACCATGCGACGGGCTCATTGGTTTATCAGACCCCGATGTCGCTTGACCAGAACGAAGCGGGCATCAATTATTTGTATGAAGCCGAAGACGGAAGCATGCAGGCATACGATGGCGAGTATGTACAGAGCCGTATGTCGTGTCTGAACCGTGGCTTCATAGACGAATTTATGTTTACGACCGAACTGTCACGCAAGGTGAACAGCGGCACGTGGCGTTTGGGAGTGAACGAATGGTATTATGACGTGGACTATACATCCAATACAACGATGTACGACCAGTCGGTACCGATGGACGGAAGTTATCCGGTCCGTCTGTTCAATGCCGATTATGCTACTTATGCCGACCGTTCATATAGCGGAAATGGCTATTACTATGATTTCAACAAGAACGCTTCAGAATATTATAAAGGACACGAAAACAAACTTGCAATATATTTCACTCATGACTGGGACATAACCGATAACTTTAATTTGTATTATGGTGCACGCTTGGAATATCAGGCGTTGCGAGGCGAAAATCTGGCGGTGAAGGATGCCAACGGTGACTTTGTCGGTCGTTTTGCTAACTATTATATCGGTGCTACAAGTCCGGGTGGCGTGAAGATTGCTCCTACGCCTATCTCGTATGATTGGTTTAACTATGCATTGAGTGCCGCAGCTACATACAAATTGACAAAGCAGTTCGGGTTTACCGGAGATTTTACTTATATCACCCAGCATCCGCGTATTGAAAACTTCGCTCCGGCTACAACGCCGAATACTGATAAGATTTCGGTACCTTTGGGACGGGTAGGTATCTATTACAATAATGACTGGCTGAGCCTGACTTCTTTGTTCTCTTATATTTCGAAGACCAATAACAATTCTACGCTGAACCTGCAGCATGCCGTAAACGGTGTGAATCAGATTATGGCTGCTCCGTTGACTTACGATATCAAGACTTTGGGATGGACTACCGATGTGGTCGCTACGCCGTTCAAAGGTTTCGACCTTCACTTCCTGTTCACTTACCAAAAACCGACTTATAAGAAATACGAGACTTCGGTTACTTTCCCCGACGGTTATGTGGGAAGCATCAATGCAACAGGCAATATCGTAGCCGAGATTCCCCAGGTCATTGTGGAAATTGACCCAAGCTATATGATTACGAAAGACCTGAAAATCTGGACCAGTTTCCGTTATTTCAGCAAGACGTATGCCAATATCAACGATGCTTATTACTTTAACGGACGTTGGGAAACTTTCGGCGGACTGAACTGGCAGGTAAACAAGAAATTGTCTTTGGGCTGTACGGTAGTTAATTTCCTGAACCAGACCGGAGCGAAGGGAAGCATTGCCGGTGCCGAGTTGATTGAGAAGGAAGATGCCGGACAGTATGCAGGTCATGTAATGGCTGGCAGCTATATTCGTCCGTTTACCGTGGAATTTTCCGCACAATTGAAATTTTAA
- a CDS encoding GH32 C-terminal domain-containing protein has translation MKTNFISLAIGTMLACGIVSCRQQDKGFTLEHQGDTLTTVYVKAPGKYLLLPIQESSGEGKVKLETGSPADMAMDIRLAVDSIEYYVPFELPQGGKATVSIRKVAADAVCWEHIQLTDTFDTSNTDYYRPVYHHTPLYGWMNDPNGMVYKDGEYHLYFQYNPYGSKWGNMHWGHSVSTDLIHWNHLKPAIARDTLGHIFSGSTVVDKNNTAGYGDNALIALYTSASDEHGQIQCMAYSTDDGRTYTKYEKNPVLLPFDGLKDFRDPKVFWYEPDKKWVMIVSADKEMRFYASQNLKDWEYMSAFGKGYGAQPNQFECPDFIQLPVDGDKNKMKWVMLVNINPGCMFGGSATEYFVGDFDGKEFTCDTKPETVKWLDYGKDHYAAVCISNTGERIISIPWMSNWQYANVTPIRQYRGANGLPRELSLYTKDGQIYVAADVVKEVEALRKDARSFDAVTVKGEHKIDELVPQTDGAYELEMDITPGTSGVAGFDLMNAKGEAAKIYLDMKAGRLVMDRTASGLVAFGEKSEPHAKETDDHRKTMSVNYQNDFALGTWAPLSLCEGKTYHLNVFVDKCSVEIFVDGGRIAMTNLVFPTEPYNTLRFYTEGGEAQVSNMKVYKLGL, from the coding sequence ATGAAAACGAATTTCATTTCTTTGGCGATAGGAACGATGCTGGCTTGCGGCATTGTCTCTTGCCGGCAGCAAGACAAAGGCTTTACGCTCGAACATCAAGGAGATACGCTTACAACGGTTTATGTGAAAGCTCCGGGAAAATACCTGTTGCTCCCCATCCAGGAGTCAAGCGGGGAAGGAAAAGTGAAATTGGAGACCGGAAGTCCTGCTGATATGGCGATGGATATCCGTCTTGCCGTAGACAGCATTGAGTATTATGTGCCTTTCGAACTTCCGCAAGGCGGGAAAGCAACCGTTTCAATTCGTAAGGTAGCTGCCGATGCTGTATGTTGGGAGCATATCCAATTGACTGATACGTTTGATACAAGCAATACCGATTATTACCGTCCCGTTTATCATCATACTCCGCTTTACGGTTGGATGAACGACCCGAATGGCATGGTATATAAAGACGGTGAATATCACTTATATTTCCAATACAATCCATACGGCTCGAAGTGGGGAAATATGCACTGGGGGCATTCGGTCAGCACCGACCTTATCCATTGGAACCATTTGAAACCGGCTATTGCCCGCGATACACTGGGACATATCTTTTCCGGTAGTACTGTGGTTGATAAAAACAATACGGCTGGTTATGGTGACAATGCCTTGATTGCTCTTTACACATCGGCAAGTGACGAACATGGGCAGATACAATGCATGGCATACAGTACCGACGACGGACGTACCTACACGAAATATGAGAAGAATCCGGTGCTGCTCCCGTTTGACGGCTTAAAGGATTTCCGCGACCCGAAAGTCTTTTGGTATGAACCCGACAAGAAGTGGGTGATGATTGTTTCTGCCGATAAGGAAATGCGTTTTTATGCTTCACAGAATTTGAAGGACTGGGAATATATGAGTGCTTTCGGCAAAGGTTACGGTGCACAGCCCAATCAGTTCGAGTGTCCGGATTTCATTCAGCTGCCTGTAGATGGGGATAAGAATAAGATGAAATGGGTGATGCTGGTCAATATCAATCCGGGATGTATGTTCGGCGGAAGCGCAACGGAATATTTTGTAGGAGATTTCGACGGGAAAGAATTTACATGTGATACGAAACCTGAAACTGTAAAGTGGTTGGATTATGGAAAAGACCATTATGCGGCGGTCTGCATTTCGAATACGGGCGAACGTATCATCTCTATTCCTTGGATGAGCAACTGGCAATACGCCAATGTAACCCCAATCCGCCAATATCGGGGTGCCAACGGATTGCCTCGTGAATTGTCTTTGTACACCAAGGACGGTCAGATTTATGTAGCTGCCGATGTGGTGAAGGAAGTGGAAGCATTGCGTAAGGATGCCCGTTCGTTCGATGCGGTTACGGTAAAAGGCGAACATAAGATTGATGAGCTTGTCCCGCAGACAGATGGTGCATACGAATTGGAAATGGATATCACTCCGGGCACGTCGGGTGTAGCAGGTTTCGACCTGATGAATGCCAAAGGTGAAGCCGCCAAGATTTACTTGGATATGAAGGCAGGCAGGTTGGTGATGGACCGCACGGCAAGCGGTCTGGTCGCTTTCGGGGAGAAATCGGAGCCGCATGCTAAAGAAACAGACGACCACCGTAAGACGATGTCTGTCAATTATCAAAATGATTTTGCGTTGGGAACATGGGCACCGCTTTCTTTGTGCGAAGGCAAGACTTACCACCTGAATGTATTTGTGGACAAATGTTCGGTGGAAATCTTTGTGGACGGAGGCCGTATTGCAATGACCAACCTGGTATTCCCTACCGAGCCGTATAATACGCTCCGTTTCTATACCGAGGGTGGTGAGGCACAAGTTTCAAACATGAAAGTATACAAACTGGGGCTATAA
- a CDS encoding alpha-galactosidase: MMRHLLCAAMGLALAGNSLEAAENQVIRISTNHTDLVLQVAENGRLYQTYLGEKLLHEADLKELDWAVHAASDGSVCKRGWEVYGGSGNEDFFEPALAVTHNDGNASTWLYYVSSSVKEVEGGTQTDIVLRDDAYPVEVTLHYVAYPEEDVIKTWSEIVHQEKKPVYLSAYASTMLYFNRGSYYLTEFTGDWAKEAQMSTGQLQPGKKIVDTKLGSRAAMHASPFFMVGLDQPASENQGDVLMGTLGWTGNFRFTFEVDNVGNLRIIPSVNPYASVYPLERGEVFTTPEFVFTYSAEGTGKGSRNLQDWMRKYQLKNGTGDRMTLLNNWENTAFNFNQELLAELMREAKDLGVDLFLLDDGWFGNKYPRKDDKAGLGDWEATQDKLPGGVPALIESAKQAGVKFGIWIEPEMVNPKSELFEKHPDWAIHYPNRERYYYRNQLVLDLSNPEVQDYVCGVVDKLMKENPELAYFKWDCNSPITNIYSPYLKERQGRLYIDHVRGVYNVMKRIHANYPDVTMMLCSGGGARCDYEALKYFDEFWCSDDTDPVERAYIQWGFSHFFPAKAMCAHVTSWNRASSVKFRTDMASMCKLGFDIGLDELSQDELAYCRAAVANWNRLKPAILEGSQYRLVSPYESNHMAVNYVSEDKASAVLFAYDIHPRYQEKLLAVRMQGLDPEKMYLVKEINLMPDASSSLKADGKVYSGDYLMKVGLDVFGFQQMQSRVIEFVAQ, from the coding sequence ATGATGAGACATTTATTGTGTGCTGCAATGGGGCTTGCTTTGGCAGGGAATTCATTAGAGGCAGCCGAAAATCAGGTTATCCGTATTTCTACCAATCATACCGATTTGGTGTTACAGGTGGCAGAGAACGGACGGTTGTATCAGACATATCTGGGTGAGAAATTATTGCATGAAGCCGATTTGAAGGAATTAGACTGGGCGGTACATGCCGCTTCGGACGGGAGCGTCTGCAAACGGGGCTGGGAAGTGTACGGCGGCTCGGGAAATGAGGATTTCTTCGAACCGGCATTGGCAGTGACGCACAACGACGGGAACGCTTCCACTTGGCTCTATTATGTATCATCTTCGGTTAAAGAAGTGGAAGGTGGAACGCAGACCGATATCGTGTTGCGCGATGATGCATATCCGGTAGAAGTTACGTTGCACTATGTGGCATATCCGGAAGAAGATGTCATCAAGACATGGAGTGAAATCGTGCATCAGGAAAAGAAACCGGTTTATCTTTCGGCGTATGCTTCTACGATGCTTTATTTCAACAGGGGCAGTTATTATCTGACCGAGTTTACAGGCGACTGGGCAAAGGAAGCTCAGATGAGCACCGGGCAGCTTCAACCGGGAAAGAAGATTGTCGACACTAAGTTGGGAAGCCGTGCGGCAATGCATGCCAGTCCGTTTTTTATGGTTGGGTTAGATCAGCCAGCCAGTGAAAATCAAGGGGATGTATTGATGGGTACATTGGGCTGGACCGGGAATTTCCGCTTTACCTTCGAGGTTGATAATGTAGGAAACTTACGGATAATTCCGTCTGTCAATCCGTATGCTTCTGTTTATCCCTTAGAGCGTGGAGAGGTCTTTACAACCCCCGAATTTGTCTTTACATACAGTGCCGAAGGAACAGGGAAAGGCAGCCGTAACTTGCAGGATTGGATGCGCAAGTATCAGTTGAAGAATGGAACAGGGGACCGTATGACCTTGCTCAATAATTGGGAAAATACAGCTTTCAACTTCAATCAAGAACTGTTGGCTGAACTGATGCGCGAGGCGAAGGACTTAGGTGTGGATTTGTTTTTGCTGGATGACGGGTGGTTTGGAAATAAATACCCACGTAAAGATGACAAGGCAGGGTTAGGCGATTGGGAAGCTACGCAAGATAAATTGCCCGGAGGCGTGCCGGCATTGATTGAATCTGCCAAACAGGCTGGTGTGAAGTTTGGCATTTGGATAGAGCCGGAAATGGTGAATCCCAAAAGTGAATTGTTCGAGAAACATCCTGATTGGGCGATTCATTACCCCAATAGAGAAAGATATTATTATCGCAATCAGTTGGTATTGGATTTGAGTAATCCGGAAGTGCAGGATTATGTGTGTGGGGTTGTGGATAAGCTGATGAAAGAAAATCCGGAGTTGGCTTATTTCAAGTGGGATTGCAACAGTCCGATAACCAATATTTATTCTCCTTACTTAAAAGAACGCCAGGGACGTTTGTACATAGACCATGTGCGTGGAGTGTATAATGTCATGAAGCGTATACATGCAAATTATCCAGACGTAACCATGATGCTTTGTTCAGGAGGTGGTGCACGTTGTGATTACGAAGCTTTGAAGTATTTCGATGAATTTTGGTGCAGTGACGATACAGACCCTGTGGAACGGGCTTATATCCAATGGGGCTTCTCGCATTTCTTTCCTGCCAAGGCGATGTGTGCCCATGTGACAAGCTGGAACAGGGCGTCTTCTGTCAAGTTCCGTACCGACATGGCTTCGATGTGCAAGCTGGGCTTTGATATTGGTCTTGATGAGTTGAGTCAAGATGAATTGGCATATTGCCGTGCGGCTGTAGCTAATTGGAACCGTCTGAAACCGGCTATTCTTGAAGGAAGCCAATACCGGTTGGTCTCGCCTTATGAAAGCAATCACATGGCGGTCAATTATGTGAGTGAGGATAAAGCCAGCGCCGTGCTGTTCGCCTACGACATCCATCCGCGTTATCAGGAAAAACTGTTGGCGGTCCGTATGCAAGGGCTTGATCCCGAAAAGATGTATCTGGTCAAGGAAATCAATCTGATGCCGGACGCTTCTTCGTCGTTGAAAGCCGACGGTAAGGTATATTCGGGCGATTACCTGATGAAGGTAGGGCTGGATGTTTTCGGTTTCCAGCAAATGCAGAGCCGGGTCATAGAGTTTGTAGCACAATAA